A genomic region of Christiangramia sp. OXR-203 contains the following coding sequences:
- a CDS encoding RagB/SusD family nutrient uptake outer membrane protein: MNIKTLINRTLFLLFLASNYSCEKLVEIDSPTDKLVREEVFNNDQTAISAMDGIYNELFQADFSSGSRSSVTVLAGLSSDNVQYLNSGNINMMQFQEHEIDPSNPGNLQLWTSAYNIIYLCNSLIEGLENSSSIDAELQQQLEGEARFVRAFSYFQLVNLYGDVPLILNTDYRENALKPRVEVDEIYNLIEEDLLISSETLSSSYRNGERTSVNKFGANALLARVYLYQEDWQKAEDYSSQVINETATYEILDNLDDVFLANSREAIWQISPIGGGGIASNTNDGSMFIIDPFFSFFATLKLDASIIPEFNESDIRRQNWVGYNSSKDAFFSHKYKIDACSEFPIKEYSMVLRLAEQYLIRAEARANLGKINDALNDLDVIRKRAGLPALTEITPGIAEEELMEKIFLQRRLELFTEWGHRWFDLIRTDRTTNVFGNNPTWQNTDILYPIPAEEISKNPNLIQNDGY, encoded by the coding sequence ATGAATATAAAAACATTAATAAACCGAACTCTTTTTTTATTGTTTTTGGCCAGTAATTACTCTTGTGAGAAACTGGTAGAGATCGATTCTCCTACCGATAAATTGGTAAGAGAAGAGGTGTTCAATAACGATCAAACAGCAATTAGCGCCATGGACGGTATCTATAATGAACTTTTCCAGGCTGATTTCTCAAGTGGTTCAAGATCGAGTGTTACCGTACTGGCAGGTTTATCGTCGGATAATGTTCAGTATCTCAATTCAGGAAATATCAATATGATGCAGTTCCAGGAGCATGAAATCGATCCAAGCAATCCGGGTAACTTACAACTATGGACCAGTGCTTATAATATCATCTATTTATGTAATTCTTTGATCGAAGGTTTAGAAAATTCTTCTTCCATTGATGCAGAGCTGCAGCAGCAGCTTGAAGGAGAAGCAAGGTTCGTTCGGGCTTTCAGTTATTTTCAATTGGTAAATCTCTATGGAGATGTACCGTTGATACTGAACACCGACTATCGGGAAAACGCATTAAAACCGAGAGTAGAAGTCGATGAAATCTACAATTTAATAGAAGAAGACCTACTGATTTCATCAGAAACTCTGAGTTCTTCATACAGAAATGGCGAAAGAACCAGCGTGAATAAGTTTGGGGCAAATGCTCTTCTGGCCAGGGTATATCTCTATCAGGAAGATTGGCAGAAAGCTGAAGATTATAGCAGCCAGGTAATTAATGAAACTGCTACTTACGAAATACTAGATAACCTGGATGATGTTTTTCTGGCAAATAGCCGGGAGGCCATATGGCAAATTTCTCCAATCGGGGGTGGCGGAATAGCCTCTAATACGAATGATGGTAGTATGTTTATTATCGATCCTTTCTTTTCTTTTTTTGCCACATTAAAATTAGATGCATCCATAATTCCTGAATTTAATGAAAGTGATATTCGCCGTCAGAATTGGGTTGGATACAATTCATCAAAAGATGCTTTCTTCAGTCATAAATATAAGATTGATGCCTGTTCAGAATTTCCCATTAAGGAATATTCTATGGTTTTACGTTTAGCTGAGCAATATCTAATTCGGGCAGAAGCAAGAGCAAATTTGGGTAAGATCAACGATGCACTAAATGATCTTGACGTGATTCGTAAGCGAGCGGGGTTACCTGCTTTAACGGAGATTACACCAGGTATAGCTGAGGAAGAATTAATGGAAAAGATATTTCTCCAGCGAAGGCTTGAACTATTTACAGAATGGGGACATCGCTGGTTTGATCTTATAAGAACCGACCGAACTACAAATGTTTTTGGGAATAACCCAACCTGGCAGAATACAGATATACTTTATCCAATTCCAGCCGAAGAAATTTCGAAGAACCCAAACTTAATTCAGAATGATGGCTATTAA